A region from the Equus asinus isolate D_3611 breed Donkey chromosome 3, EquAss-T2T_v2, whole genome shotgun sequence genome encodes:
- the LOC123283863 gene encoding serine/arginine repetitive matrix protein 1-like — protein sequence MSVPPAAPRRPRRRKGGRRCRRRRCFPTPSAAVRSRRRRPAPRSPRSPPPPARLHSQAQRRSSADSPGATSPPPPPPRPPPPPPPPLPPAGPRLPRPGRRLLPAEPTRSRPDVGAAGARWLARASLTASPLAPPPAAPSPPRALFSPRPVGRACSSPARSPLRCQCGCKAGIREGEWAGGRAGRRGAPPQPTGLPPLPRAHTPAALAAVPGQPGSAAVASKPTVDRHSRWKETKGKNAGCGRPQSDSSPDLLSDLPAAPRNEEQVSPSARRSPPHRPSQTNRNAKDEPGGWSLFGNNGES from the exons ATGTCAGTGCCACCAGCCGCGCCTCGGCGTCCCCGGCGGCGGAAAGGcggccgccgctgccgccgccgccgctgcttcCCCACACCGAGCGCCGCCGTCCGCAGCCGCCGGAGACGTCCCGCTCCGCGCTCGCCACGCTCCCCTCCGCCGCCCGCGCGCCTTCACTCACAGGCACAGCGGCGGAGCTCGGCAGACAGTCCCGGCGCAAcctccccgccgccgccgccaccgcgcCCGCCTCCACCGCCGCCTCCGCCCCTTCCTCCTGCCGGCCCCCGCCTCCCGCGCCCCGGCCGCCGCCTCCTCCCCGCGGAGCCCACCCGCTCCCGCCCCGACGTCGGAGCTGCGGGCGCTCGTTGGCTGGCGCGCGCGTCACTCACGGCCTCCCCGCTCGCCCCGCCCCCTGCCGCGCCGTCCCCGCCCCGCGCGCTGTTTTCTCCGCGGCCAGTCGGGCGGGCGTGCTCCTCCCCCGCCCGGTCCCCGCTCAGGTGTCAGTGTGGCTGCAAGGCTGGGATTAGGGAAGGAGAATGGGCGGGGGGTCGcgctgggaggagaggggctcCACCCCAACCCACTGGGCTTCCGCCCCTGCCCCGCGCACACACCCCGGCCGCGCTGGCAGCCGTGCCAGGCCAGCCCGGCTCAGCCGCAGT GGCCTCGAAGCCCACGGTGGATCGGCACTCGCGTTGGAAGGAGACCAAAGGAAAGAATGCGGGATGCGGGAGGCCACAGAGTGACAGTAGCCCAGATCTCCTCTCTGACCTGCCTGCCGCGCCACGGAATGAGGAGCAGGTCTCCCCCTCTGCCAGAAGGTCACCTCCGCACAGACCCTCGCAGACTAACCGCAACGCCAAGGACGAGCCAGGAGGTTGGAGCCTCTTTGGGAATAATGGAGAGAGCTGA